A single genomic interval of Armigeres subalbatus isolate Guangzhou_Male chromosome 1, GZ_Asu_2, whole genome shotgun sequence harbors:
- the LOC134203508 gene encoding leucine zipper putative tumor suppressor 2 homolog isoform X1: MESSSHGGGGGVGAIGGHSQTPAPCSLTMASSPSVVSPLVYKSPMRPKGHYRSSSLENNPFATGSGKSSLSLVQTNFTGTLKSRREQKRISDFLSKQSLQNGGSGASTSNFVLNGSCKEPQLMSSSVNESTIRKAHFENIREIFEKNNSKNTHNSRVLTGSGSAMAKINGLTTSTQSIMSSSSSMGHETPLAHQNGVDLSVEDKPPKIQSCSGILGKGKQVIRPIAFKPVPYKCNTPNYTSSAAGTTGGSIVGSTPTSGGRLTDLGERFGSTPSLGAPLSIQYKFGSTTDLHHHHQHYSHSGHHSLSLHGSSARGGISTPNAVASGPSSGTYSQHYGSLQRKSSAIPFKTYDSLESILKLPDSMIASYPNPSTSQSASLYAPHDLLDMAPSPSDSGISELEAALRDRDSELAYLRQTMEHNEQVIFKVHQDKEKHWEQELNRLKSIHESRLRAGAQKVHKLEQLLMMQTFQLRQDKKRLQDDINRLHTEFAMAKEQAENQKTEICHLKLGEKDLKEQNADLMDEIQMLRRVVSDLKERLEENEWSLCQRNGEVALMKSQLKDSQAEVTTKDQEILQLRSDIKLQNYDDISLKKSEITKELDFDLEISQLNRIIIFKDQIIVVMNNEIQKLRKELSDISIMRGYEGVPPGRYSRYKKKLEYMAQKFEESTIKSDSNNNNFKVPAELALTAAKPSDPIGSGPAKKSDLTSGDIIRNYFNNKMELNKKLFLNTQICNYSDEDKSSIIENYNAKQLPDITLDLSSIISPPSKPAALEPPRAYNPSSSSPSSDDDYKSMTPTRDQEEDEDDEVELRALTGKADPVALKDAAPNSCDKKSTKDLQIAQLRKELDHCRSEFEQERHKWADEKEKVLIYQRQLQQNYVDMCKQTAVLEEKLKALEKRQ; encoded by the exons ATGGAATCCTCCAGTCATGGTGGTGGAGGAGGCGTCGGTGCAATTGGGGGTCACAGTCAAACCCCTGCTCCGTGCTCTCTGACAATGGCTTCCTCGCCGTCTGTCGTCTCTCCCCTCGTATACAAAAGCCCGATGCGTCCAAAGGGCCACTATCGGTCTTCGTCCCTGGAAAACAACCCCTTCGCAACTGGAAGCGGCAAATCATCCCTCAGCTTAGTACAAACTAACTTTACCGGAACGCTCAAGTCTCGACGGGAGCAAAAGCGGATATCAGATTTCCTCAGCAAGCAGAGTCTTCAGAATGGTGGCAGTGGTGCCAGCACCAGTAACTTCGTGCTGAATGGATCCTGTAAGGAGCCGCAGTTGATGTCTTCCTCGGTCAACGAGAGCACTATCCGCAAGGCCCATTTCGAGAACATTAGAGAAATCTTCGAAAAGAATAATAGCAAAAATACGCATAATAGTCGGGTGTTGACTGGATCCGGTTCGGCTATGGCAAAAATCAACGGGTTAACAACATCAACACAGTCAataatgtcttcttcttcttctatggggCATGAAACACCGCTGGCTCACCAAAACGGGGTTGATCTTTCCGTAGAGGACAAGCCACCGAAGATCCAGTCCTGCAGTGGAATCCTTGGGAAG GGAAAACAAGTGATCCGTCCAATCGCATTCAAACCAGTTCCTTATAAATGTAACACACCAAATTATACCAGCAGTGCTGCCGGTACAACTGGAGGCAGTATCGTTGGAAGCACACCCACATCCGGCGGACGTCTAACGGATCTGGGCGAACGATTCGGATCAACGCCATCCCTTGGAGCGCCTCTCAGCATCCAGTACAAGTTCGGCAGTACGACCGACCTGCACCATCACCATCAGCATTACAGTCACAGCGGGCACCATAGTCTGAGTCTCCATGGGTCCAGTGCGAGAGGAGGGATCAGCACCCCCAATGCCGTTGCCAGTGGCCCATCAAGCGGGACCTATTCGCAGCATTACGGCTCGCTGCAGAGGAAAAGTTCGGCGATACCGTTCAAGACCTACGATAGCTTGGAGTCGATCCTGAAGCTGCCGGACAGTATGATTGCATCTTACCCCAATCCCAGTACTAG CCAATCAGCGAGCCTGTACGCACCGCACGATCTCCTGGACATGGCACCGTCCCCGTCGGATTCCGGCATCTCCGAACTGGAAGCGGCCCTGCGTGATCGCGACTCCGAACTGGCCTACCTACGGCAAACAATGGAGCACAATGAGCAAGTAATATTCAAAGTTCATCAG GATAAAGAGAAACACTGGGAGCAGGAGCTTAACCGGCTCAAGTCCATACACGAAAGTCGGCTCCGAGCTGGAGCACAGAAGGTTCACAAGCTGGAGCAGCTCTTGATGATGCAGACCTTCCAGCTGCGGCAGGACAAAAAGCGTCTTCAGGACGACATCAACCGTCTGCACACGGAGTTTGCTATGGCCAAGGAACAAGCGGAAAACCAAAAGACAGAAATTTGCCACCTGAAATTGGGGGAGAAGGATCTCAAGGAGCAGAACGCTGACCTGATGGACGAGATTCAAATGCTTCGCCGGGTGGTTAGCGACTTGAAGGAACGACTCGAAGAGAACGAATGGAGTCTGTGTCAGCGGAATGGCGAGGTCGCTTTGATGAAGTCGCAGTTGAAAGACTCTCAG GCGGAAGTAACTACCAAGGATCAGGAGATTTTGCAGCTGCGGTCCGATATAAAGCTGCAAAACTACGATGACATTAGtttgaaaaaatcagag ATAACAAAGGAACTAGATTTTGATCTAGAAATATCCCAACTAAACCGCATCATCATCTTCAAAGACCAAATCATCGTAGTGATGAACAATGAAATACAAAAGTTACGCAAGGAACTTTCTGACATTTCGATCATGCGAGGCTACGAAGGAGTGCCGCCTGGGCGCTATTCTCGCTACAAAAAGAAGCTGGAATACATGGCACAAAAATTTGAAGAATCTACCATTAAGAGCGatagcaacaacaacaacttcAAAGTTCCGGCCGAGCTCGCCCTAACAGCCGCGAAGCCCAGCGATCCCATTGGTTCGGGTCCTGCTAAGAAGTCTGACCTCACGAGCGGAGACATTATCCGAAACTACTTCAACAACAAGATGGAGCTCAACAAAAAGCTTTTCCTCAACACTCAAATCTGCAACTATTCAGATGAGGATAAATCCAGCATTATCGAAAACTACAACGCCAAACAGTTGCCGGACATTACGTTGGATTTGAGCAGCATTATCTCACCACCATCCAAACCTGCAGCCCTTGAACCGCCCAGAGCCTACAATCCGAGTTCATCCTCGCCGTCTTCAGATGACGACTACAAATCCATGACGCCGACCCGCGATCAAGAGGAGGACGAGGACGACGAGGTGGAGCTACGGGCGCTCACCGGAAAGGCGGACCCTGTGGCGCTGAAGGACGCCGCCCCGAACAGCTGTGATAAGAAGTCGACCAAGGACCTTCAAATAGCTCAACTGCGTAAGGAGCTGGACCACTGCAGGTCGGAGTTCGAACAGGAACGGCACAAGTGGGCCGACGAGAAGGAGAAAGTGCTGATCTATCAGCGCCAGCTGCAGCAGAACTATGTCGACATGTGCAAACAGACGGCTGTGCTGGAGGAAAAGCTGAAGGCGCTCGAGAAGCGCCAGTAA
- the LOC134203508 gene encoding leucine zipper putative tumor suppressor 2 homolog isoform X2, with the protein MESSSHGGGGGVGAIGGHSQTPAPCSLTMASSPSVVSPLVYKSPMRPKGHYRSSSLENNPFATGSGKSSLSLVQTNFTGTLKSRREQKRISDFLSKQSLQNGGSGASTSNFVLNGSCKEPQLMSSSVNESTIRKAHFENIREIFEKNNSKNTHNSRVLTGSGSAMAKINGLTTSTQSIMSSSSSMGHETPLAHQNGVDLSVEDKPPKIQSCSGILGKGKQVIRPIAFKPVPYKCNTPNYTSSAAGTTGGSIVGSTPTSGGRLTDLGERFGSTPSLGAPLSIQYKFGSTTDLHHHHQHYSHSGHHSLSLHGSSARGGISTPNAVASGPSSGTYSQHYGSLQRKSSAIPFKTYDSLESILKLPDSMIASYPNPSTSQSASLYAPHDLLDMAPSPSDSGISELEAALRDRDSELAYLRQTMEHNEQDKEKHWEQELNRLKSIHESRLRAGAQKVHKLEQLLMMQTFQLRQDKKRLQDDINRLHTEFAMAKEQAENQKTEICHLKLGEKDLKEQNADLMDEIQMLRRVVSDLKERLEENEWSLCQRNGEVALMKSQLKDSQAEVTTKDQEILQLRSDIKLQNYDDISLKKSEITKELDFDLEISQLNRIIIFKDQIIVVMNNEIQKLRKELSDISIMRGYEGVPPGRYSRYKKKLEYMAQKFEESTIKSDSNNNNFKVPAELALTAAKPSDPIGSGPAKKSDLTSGDIIRNYFNNKMELNKKLFLNTQICNYSDEDKSSIIENYNAKQLPDITLDLSSIISPPSKPAALEPPRAYNPSSSSPSSDDDYKSMTPTRDQEEDEDDEVELRALTGKADPVALKDAAPNSCDKKSTKDLQIAQLRKELDHCRSEFEQERHKWADEKEKVLIYQRQLQQNYVDMCKQTAVLEEKLKALEKRQ; encoded by the exons ATGGAATCCTCCAGTCATGGTGGTGGAGGAGGCGTCGGTGCAATTGGGGGTCACAGTCAAACCCCTGCTCCGTGCTCTCTGACAATGGCTTCCTCGCCGTCTGTCGTCTCTCCCCTCGTATACAAAAGCCCGATGCGTCCAAAGGGCCACTATCGGTCTTCGTCCCTGGAAAACAACCCCTTCGCAACTGGAAGCGGCAAATCATCCCTCAGCTTAGTACAAACTAACTTTACCGGAACGCTCAAGTCTCGACGGGAGCAAAAGCGGATATCAGATTTCCTCAGCAAGCAGAGTCTTCAGAATGGTGGCAGTGGTGCCAGCACCAGTAACTTCGTGCTGAATGGATCCTGTAAGGAGCCGCAGTTGATGTCTTCCTCGGTCAACGAGAGCACTATCCGCAAGGCCCATTTCGAGAACATTAGAGAAATCTTCGAAAAGAATAATAGCAAAAATACGCATAATAGTCGGGTGTTGACTGGATCCGGTTCGGCTATGGCAAAAATCAACGGGTTAACAACATCAACACAGTCAataatgtcttcttcttcttctatggggCATGAAACACCGCTGGCTCACCAAAACGGGGTTGATCTTTCCGTAGAGGACAAGCCACCGAAGATCCAGTCCTGCAGTGGAATCCTTGGGAAG GGAAAACAAGTGATCCGTCCAATCGCATTCAAACCAGTTCCTTATAAATGTAACACACCAAATTATACCAGCAGTGCTGCCGGTACAACTGGAGGCAGTATCGTTGGAAGCACACCCACATCCGGCGGACGTCTAACGGATCTGGGCGAACGATTCGGATCAACGCCATCCCTTGGAGCGCCTCTCAGCATCCAGTACAAGTTCGGCAGTACGACCGACCTGCACCATCACCATCAGCATTACAGTCACAGCGGGCACCATAGTCTGAGTCTCCATGGGTCCAGTGCGAGAGGAGGGATCAGCACCCCCAATGCCGTTGCCAGTGGCCCATCAAGCGGGACCTATTCGCAGCATTACGGCTCGCTGCAGAGGAAAAGTTCGGCGATACCGTTCAAGACCTACGATAGCTTGGAGTCGATCCTGAAGCTGCCGGACAGTATGATTGCATCTTACCCCAATCCCAGTACTAG CCAATCAGCGAGCCTGTACGCACCGCACGATCTCCTGGACATGGCACCGTCCCCGTCGGATTCCGGCATCTCCGAACTGGAAGCGGCCCTGCGTGATCGCGACTCCGAACTGGCCTACCTACGGCAAACAATGGAGCACAATGAGCAA GATAAAGAGAAACACTGGGAGCAGGAGCTTAACCGGCTCAAGTCCATACACGAAAGTCGGCTCCGAGCTGGAGCACAGAAGGTTCACAAGCTGGAGCAGCTCTTGATGATGCAGACCTTCCAGCTGCGGCAGGACAAAAAGCGTCTTCAGGACGACATCAACCGTCTGCACACGGAGTTTGCTATGGCCAAGGAACAAGCGGAAAACCAAAAGACAGAAATTTGCCACCTGAAATTGGGGGAGAAGGATCTCAAGGAGCAGAACGCTGACCTGATGGACGAGATTCAAATGCTTCGCCGGGTGGTTAGCGACTTGAAGGAACGACTCGAAGAGAACGAATGGAGTCTGTGTCAGCGGAATGGCGAGGTCGCTTTGATGAAGTCGCAGTTGAAAGACTCTCAG GCGGAAGTAACTACCAAGGATCAGGAGATTTTGCAGCTGCGGTCCGATATAAAGCTGCAAAACTACGATGACATTAGtttgaaaaaatcagag ATAACAAAGGAACTAGATTTTGATCTAGAAATATCCCAACTAAACCGCATCATCATCTTCAAAGACCAAATCATCGTAGTGATGAACAATGAAATACAAAAGTTACGCAAGGAACTTTCTGACATTTCGATCATGCGAGGCTACGAAGGAGTGCCGCCTGGGCGCTATTCTCGCTACAAAAAGAAGCTGGAATACATGGCACAAAAATTTGAAGAATCTACCATTAAGAGCGatagcaacaacaacaacttcAAAGTTCCGGCCGAGCTCGCCCTAACAGCCGCGAAGCCCAGCGATCCCATTGGTTCGGGTCCTGCTAAGAAGTCTGACCTCACGAGCGGAGACATTATCCGAAACTACTTCAACAACAAGATGGAGCTCAACAAAAAGCTTTTCCTCAACACTCAAATCTGCAACTATTCAGATGAGGATAAATCCAGCATTATCGAAAACTACAACGCCAAACAGTTGCCGGACATTACGTTGGATTTGAGCAGCATTATCTCACCACCATCCAAACCTGCAGCCCTTGAACCGCCCAGAGCCTACAATCCGAGTTCATCCTCGCCGTCTTCAGATGACGACTACAAATCCATGACGCCGACCCGCGATCAAGAGGAGGACGAGGACGACGAGGTGGAGCTACGGGCGCTCACCGGAAAGGCGGACCCTGTGGCGCTGAAGGACGCCGCCCCGAACAGCTGTGATAAGAAGTCGACCAAGGACCTTCAAATAGCTCAACTGCGTAAGGAGCTGGACCACTGCAGGTCGGAGTTCGAACAGGAACGGCACAAGTGGGCCGACGAGAAGGAGAAAGTGCTGATCTATCAGCGCCAGCTGCAGCAGAACTATGTCGACATGTGCAAACAGACGGCTGTGCTGGAGGAAAAGCTGAAGGCGCTCGAGAAGCGCCAGTAA